One Alkalicoccus halolimnae DNA segment encodes these proteins:
- a CDS encoding OsmC family protein, whose product MDFTWQGDYFETDLEYGTLRISGNEENGFRPFQLMVSSIAVCSTSVLRQILEKQRMTVSDIQAHADVTRDESRANRISSIALHYKIKGEGLSEKKVEKAVALAQKNCAMAQTVIGAVNLTETFEISED is encoded by the coding sequence ATGGACTTTACATGGCAGGGTGACTATTTCGAAACAGACTTGGAATATGGAACACTTCGAATCAGTGGAAATGAAGAAAACGGATTCCGGCCATTTCAGCTTATGGTTAGTTCTATTGCTGTATGCAGCACGTCCGTGCTGCGCCAAATTCTGGAGAAGCAGCGGATGACCGTGTCGGATATCCAGGCGCATGCTGATGTAACGAGAGATGAGAGCCGCGCTAACAGAATCAGCAGTATCGCTTTACATTACAAAATTAAAGGGGAAGGGCTATCGGAAAAAAAGGTGGAAAAAGCTGTTGCTCTGGCACAGAAAAACTGTGCTATGGCTCAAACTGTCATAGGGGCGGTTAATCTCACAGAAACCTTTGAGATAAGTGAAGACTAG
- a CDS encoding VLRF1 family aeRF1-type release factor, protein MTLTNELKSLKKIECPDGKCVLSVYLNTDPADQDQQKGEWKIRLKNGLKRIEEYIEASGDKEELKAYKNLKKQVDDEINGNRSRLAKGVVIFGSDHENLWSAHYLQVPVETNFYWESTPHLEELEKLQEEYPRSGIILPNNDEVRIIDTSLGEVNGEWRYEFDSGKEEWNLSDGMGSADRTASGASHVDKFQQRFEENKHRFYKDMAQKVEKIRKDSGWSELHIVGEAGMARTFKEVLRTEPAGMVEKNLNNADSSKILGEVFK, encoded by the coding sequence ATGACATTAACAAATGAACTTAAATCGCTGAAAAAAATTGAATGCCCTGATGGTAAATGCGTTCTTTCTGTATATTTAAACACGGACCCGGCTGATCAGGATCAGCAAAAAGGAGAATGGAAAATTCGACTTAAAAACGGTCTGAAACGAATTGAAGAATATATCGAAGCATCTGGTGACAAAGAAGAGCTGAAAGCTTATAAAAATTTAAAAAAACAGGTAGATGATGAAATAAACGGTAACAGGTCCCGTCTGGCTAAAGGCGTAGTTATTTTCGGATCAGATCATGAAAATCTATGGTCTGCGCACTACCTGCAGGTACCGGTAGAAACTAATTTCTACTGGGAGTCGACGCCGCATCTTGAAGAACTGGAAAAGCTCCAGGAAGAATATCCGCGCTCCGGAATTATTCTCCCTAATAATGATGAGGTACGCATTATTGATACATCTCTTGGAGAAGTGAACGGGGAATGGCGGTATGAATTTGATTCCGGCAAGGAAGAATGGAATCTCTCAGACGGCATGGGCTCTGCCGATAGAACAGCTTCCGGTGCCAGCCACGTAGATAAATTCCAGCAGCGGTTTGAAGAAAATAAACACCGTTTTTATAAAGACATGGCTCAAAAAGTAGAAAAAATCCGCAAAGACAGCGGATGGAGTGAACTGCATATTGTAGGAGAAGCGGGCATGGCGCGCACTTTTAAAGAAGTTCTCCGTACAGAGCCTGCAGGCATGGTGGAAAAAAACCTGAATAACGCTGATTCTTCCAAAATATTAGGAGAAGTGTTTAAATAA
- a CDS encoding histidine phosphatase family protein, translated as MTTLYLIRHGQSTANIKHIIQGQSDYPLTALGEKQASLAAKYLKNIKLDAVYASDLSRAYQTADMITEPHALKPQPEEDLREVFLGPLQGRARASVVKDYPELNHRSFVTSGIPGTETFDSISMRCLNLVQKWQRDHQGETIMAVSHGGFISIFLMYLIAGDGWHHWNRPFLIENTGITKVYFDEMGQAKIHFSNNTSHLEEL; from the coding sequence GTGACTACTTTATATTTAATTCGACATGGTCAATCGACAGCAAATATTAAGCACATTATTCAAGGTCAGAGTGATTATCCATTAACTGCTCTTGGGGAAAAACAGGCTTCTCTCGCTGCGAAGTATTTGAAAAACATTAAACTAGACGCAGTATATGCGAGTGATTTGTCCAGAGCTTATCAGACAGCTGACATGATCACAGAACCTCATGCATTGAAGCCGCAGCCTGAAGAAGACTTACGTGAAGTCTTCCTGGGTCCGCTCCAAGGAAGAGCTCGGGCAAGTGTAGTGAAGGACTATCCTGAGCTGAACCATCGCAGTTTCGTAACGTCCGGAATTCCAGGCACAGAGACATTTGATTCAATAAGCATGAGATGTTTGAATCTTGTCCAGAAATGGCAGAGGGATCATCAGGGAGAGACAATTATGGCAGTTTCCCACGGTGGGTTTATAAGCATATTTCTTATGTATCTTATAGCTGGTGATGGTTGGCACCATTGGAACCGTCCGTTTCTTATAGAAAACACCGGCATCACAAAAGTTTATTTTGACGAAATGGGCCAGGCGAAAATTCACTTTTCCAATAACACTTCTCATTTAGAAGAATTATAA
- a CDS encoding DNA-3-methyladenine glycosylase family protein, which yields MPLEKVSEHFGHTEFSSVFQAFHGTPFVCDFQEYGALIKTIIHQQLNMKFAYTLTSRFVKKYGFYHKGAWFYPRPEDTAELSVADLKDLQFSGRKAEYVIDTSKLIIDNKINLQSMREKSEADIMKELTAVRGIGRWTAENFLMFGLGGIDLFPVQDAGIQNAVRKLKKMAGKPALESLEEMSGQWKPYRTYAALYLWGSLEYNVE from the coding sequence ATGCCACTTGAAAAAGTTTCTGAGCATTTTGGCCATACAGAGTTTTCATCTGTTTTTCAGGCCTTTCACGGGACTCCTTTTGTCTGCGATTTCCAGGAATATGGAGCACTCATAAAAACGATAATTCATCAGCAGCTAAACATGAAATTTGCTTATACATTAACGAGCCGTTTTGTGAAAAAATATGGCTTTTATCATAAAGGAGCATGGTTTTATCCCCGCCCTGAAGACACGGCTGAACTTTCAGTTGCGGACCTCAAAGACCTTCAATTCAGTGGCAGAAAAGCTGAATATGTTATAGATACTTCTAAATTGATTATCGATAATAAAATAAACCTGCAGTCAATGAGAGAGAAATCGGAAGCAGATATAATGAAAGAACTGACAGCTGTTAGAGGCATAGGACGGTGGACAGCTGAAAACTTCCTCATGTTTGGTCTGGGCGGGATAGATTTATTTCCCGTTCAGGATGCAGGTATCCAGAATGCTGTACGCAAATTAAAGAAGATGGCCGGCAAGCCGGCGTTGGAATCGCTGGAGGAAATGTCCGGGCAGTGGAAACCGTACCGTACGTATGCCGCTCTTTATTTATGGGGAAGTCTGGAATATAACGTAGAATAG
- a CDS encoding MFS transporter: MENNPLFRYWVLIGMVLIAGFSQGMLLPVLAVMLEGSGISSSANGLNAAALYIGIILISPFIEAPVRRYGYKPVILTGLVLVTITVALFPFWQAFWLWFVLRMIVGVADNLIHFSTQVWISTTSSPEKRGRQLALYGLAFGLGFGVGPMMTRLLEISEFLPFLISALMSLTALCFMLMLRNEHPAGNVETASRISTMIRYKRVIKLAWFALLPGFCYGYLEASLHGNYPVYAMRMGIDLQLTTVFLLPGFVFGSLFTQLPLGMLSDKFGRSRILLWIMGTGAVIFLFMPLVEHSPALLFSGFVITGMILGSLFSLGITYLADLVPADLLPTGNVMTAVLFGLGSMTGPIVGGLLIDIIGPGSIYYSISGMLALMLAAGFVFQYQQRFSSESQPSAADHSWS; encoded by the coding sequence ATGGAGAATAATCCGCTTTTTCGCTACTGGGTTCTCATAGGGATGGTACTGATTGCCGGCTTTTCTCAGGGGATGCTTCTGCCGGTGCTGGCTGTCATGCTGGAAGGTTCCGGTATTTCTTCTTCAGCTAACGGATTAAATGCAGCCGCGTTATACATAGGCATTATTCTTATTTCTCCTTTTATTGAAGCCCCGGTGCGCAGGTACGGGTACAAACCCGTCATTTTAACCGGGCTCGTACTCGTTACCATTACAGTAGCATTGTTCCCTTTCTGGCAGGCTTTCTGGTTATGGTTTGTCTTAAGGATGATTGTAGGCGTAGCAGATAATCTTATCCACTTTTCCACTCAAGTTTGGATCAGCACTACCAGCTCGCCCGAAAAGAGGGGCCGGCAGCTGGCTCTTTACGGGCTCGCTTTCGGGCTTGGTTTTGGCGTCGGGCCGATGATGACCCGTCTGCTGGAAATCAGTGAATTTCTTCCTTTTCTCATTTCCGCTTTAATGAGTCTGACCGCTTTATGCTTTATGCTCATGCTTCGAAATGAACATCCTGCCGGCAATGTGGAAACAGCTTCCAGAATTAGTACTATGATCAGGTACAAGCGGGTAATTAAACTTGCCTGGTTTGCACTGCTTCCCGGCTTCTGCTATGGATATTTGGAAGCTTCCCTGCATGGGAATTATCCGGTTTATGCCATGAGGATGGGAATTGATCTGCAGTTGACAACTGTATTTCTTCTTCCAGGCTTTGTGTTCGGCAGTTTATTCACACAGCTTCCGCTCGGTATGCTCAGCGATAAATTTGGGAGAAGCCGTATTCTTCTCTGGATAATGGGGACCGGAGCGGTCATCTTTTTATTTATGCCCCTTGTAGAACATTCTCCGGCTCTGCTTTTCAGCGGGTTTGTTATTACCGGAATGATTCTCGGATCCCTTTTTTCATTAGGTATTACCTACCTTGCCGATCTTGTGCCCGCTGATCTTCTCCCTACAGGCAATGTGATGACAGCAGTCCTCTTTGGTCTGGGCAGTATGACAGGCCCTATAGTCGGGGGTCTGCTCATTGATATCATCGGGCCCGGATCTATTTATTATTCAATAAGCGGGATGCTTGCCCTTATGCTTGCTGCTGGCTTTGTCTTCCAATATCAGCAGAGGTTTTCCAGCGAAAGCCAGCCTTCTGCAGCGGATCACTCCTGGTCATGA
- a CDS encoding BCCT family transporter — translation MFISGGLLIAFVVASIINTSAVGAFVDWSFSFSTTYFGTFWQVLMLATFIIALFLAFSKYGHIRLGNTQKPELSNFKWISIIMCTLLAGGGVFWAAAEPMYHFLETPPMYDGEAGTAAAVVPAMAQSFLDWGFLAWAILGTLAAIVIMYGHFHRGMPLKPRTLLYPIFGEKIAGKSVIGTLADAFSIIAVAAGTIGPIGFLGLQAAYGFESLFGIPNTFLTQLLIVFGLISIAAISAVTGLHRGIQFLSRWNIILTFALIVVVLLIGPGGFIIDTFVGTMGVYTRDFLELSLYRGDTAWLSFWTLFFWGWFIGYAPMMAVFISRISRGRTIRELVTAIAIIAPLITNFWFSVVGGSGIFYELQESGSVSGALNEGGMPAAMIAIVEQMPFGTFLAGAFLLVTIIFVATTSDSMSFTISMAVTGSPTPSSGLRVFWALLMGTVASVLLFLGEGSVDALQSFIVFTAVPVSLLILPTLWLAPRVVKTLYNEQFPEMKKRKAS, via the coding sequence ATGTTTATAAGCGGCGGCCTTCTCATAGCTTTTGTGGTTGCTTCAATTATTAATACAAGTGCTGTCGGCGCATTTGTAGACTGGTCATTCAGTTTTTCAACGACCTACTTCGGTACATTCTGGCAGGTCCTCATGCTTGCAACTTTTATTATAGCCTTGTTTCTGGCTTTTTCCAAATATGGACATATTCGACTCGGGAACACGCAGAAGCCTGAACTCAGCAATTTTAAATGGATATCAATTATTATGTGTACTCTGCTAGCTGGAGGAGGCGTTTTTTGGGCTGCTGCCGAGCCGATGTATCACTTTTTAGAAACACCTCCGATGTATGATGGAGAAGCAGGCACCGCAGCTGCCGTCGTCCCCGCCATGGCACAGTCTTTTCTGGACTGGGGATTTCTTGCATGGGCTATTCTGGGGACGCTTGCCGCTATCGTCATTATGTACGGACATTTCCACCGGGGCATGCCGTTAAAGCCGCGGACGCTTCTTTATCCTATATTCGGCGAAAAAATTGCAGGTAAAAGTGTAATAGGCACGCTGGCTGATGCGTTTTCCATTATCGCAGTGGCTGCGGGCACTATCGGTCCCATCGGCTTTTTAGGTCTGCAGGCTGCCTACGGATTTGAATCTTTATTCGGAATACCAAATACTTTTCTGACTCAGCTTCTTATCGTATTCGGTTTAATTTCGATCGCAGCAATTTCCGCAGTTACAGGACTTCACCGCGGAATTCAATTCTTGAGCAGGTGGAATATTATTCTTACGTTTGCTTTAATTGTTGTCGTCCTCTTAATCGGTCCAGGCGGATTTATTATTGATACGTTCGTTGGGACAATGGGAGTTTATACAAGAGACTTTTTAGAACTTAGTTTATACAGAGGCGATACAGCATGGCTCTCTTTCTGGACGCTGTTTTTCTGGGGCTGGTTTATCGGATATGCACCGATGATGGCTGTTTTCATCAGCCGTATTTCCCGCGGAAGAACCATTCGGGAACTTGTGACTGCTATTGCAATAATTGCCCCTCTGATTACTAATTTCTGGTTTTCGGTCGTCGGCGGATCCGGGATATTTTATGAACTACAGGAATCCGGATCGGTCTCTGGTGCATTAAATGAAGGAGGCATGCCCGCAGCAATGATTGCGATTGTTGAACAAATGCCGTTCGGCACTTTCCTTGCCGGCGCCTTTCTTTTAGTAACAATTATCTTTGTGGCTACAACGAGCGACTCGATGAGCTTCACTATATCTATGGCAGTAACTGGAAGTCCCACTCCTTCAAGCGGCCTTCGGGTATTCTGGGCCCTGTTGATGGGTACAGTAGCTTCTGTTCTGCTTTTTCTTGGAGAAGGAAGTGTCGATGCCCTTCAATCCTTTATCGTGTTCACAGCAGTACCTGTATCACTGCTGATCCTTCCAACGTTATGGCTTGCTCCCCGGGTAGTAAAAACGTTATACAATGAGCAGTTTCCGGAAATGAAAAAACGCAAAGCTTCTTAA
- a CDS encoding MATE family efflux transporter produces the protein MKKMILYSSPIFLTNILQTSYQVIDSLWVGNLLGPNALGATAISGTVIFTILAFIIGINTSALTVLSQYKGAKDPYGLKKALNAFVVILGVLTFILGIVGFVIAERILQFMGTPEETLPLAAVYLRINFVGIMFLFGYNFIATVLRALGDSKTPIRFVLLAVILNAVLDPIFIAGFNMGIEGAAYATVFSQGTAFLYGLTYCVTKGNVPFSIPFKPQKEQAKQIFKLGLPSGLSMMVISGGVLAIMTVVTGFGDEVVAGFGAAQRLDSLIMLPALTLGSAINSMAGQNIGADKWHRVSEITRSGLMLIAAVSLTMSTIVFFSADWAVSMFVQDPETVAFGTMYVQTVAFFYPFLGINFVLNGIVRAAGGMFQVFMLNVISFWILRFPLTYIFAEIYGEAGIGIGMGASLVLSALIAAGYYRLGRWRSINIMENTKK, from the coding sequence ATGAAGAAAATGATCCTGTATTCCTCTCCGATCTTTCTTACAAACATTTTACAGACTTCCTATCAGGTAATTGATTCCCTGTGGGTAGGGAATTTACTCGGTCCCAACGCTCTGGGAGCAACAGCGATATCAGGAACAGTTATATTTACGATTCTGGCTTTTATTATCGGTATTAATACGTCTGCCTTAACTGTTCTTTCCCAGTATAAAGGGGCAAAGGATCCTTATGGATTAAAAAAGGCACTGAATGCATTTGTTGTTATTCTAGGGGTGCTTACTTTTATATTGGGAATCGTAGGTTTTGTTATTGCAGAGAGGATTCTTCAGTTCATGGGGACGCCGGAAGAGACCCTCCCGCTGGCTGCTGTTTATTTACGGATTAATTTTGTAGGTATTATGTTTCTTTTTGGATATAACTTTATTGCTACCGTTTTAAGAGCACTAGGAGATAGTAAAACACCGATCAGGTTTGTTCTGCTGGCTGTTATTTTGAATGCTGTACTGGATCCAATATTTATTGCCGGCTTTAATATGGGAATTGAAGGGGCAGCTTATGCTACTGTTTTTTCTCAGGGAACCGCTTTTTTATATGGTCTGACATATTGTGTAACGAAAGGAAATGTACCGTTTTCGATTCCTTTCAAACCACAGAAAGAACAGGCCAAGCAGATATTCAAGCTGGGTCTTCCTTCAGGGCTTTCCATGATGGTAATTTCCGGTGGAGTGCTGGCTATTATGACAGTAGTGACCGGGTTTGGAGATGAAGTCGTAGCCGGGTTCGGCGCAGCTCAGCGTCTTGACAGCCTGATTATGCTGCCCGCTCTTACTCTTGGATCTGCGATAAACAGTATGGCCGGTCAGAATATTGGTGCTGATAAATGGCACCGGGTGAGTGAAATTACAAGAAGCGGGCTGATGCTGATTGCAGCAGTTTCCCTCACAATGAGCACTATCGTTTTCTTTAGTGCAGATTGGGCTGTTTCGATGTTCGTACAGGACCCGGAGACCGTAGCTTTTGGTACAATGTATGTTCAGACCGTTGCATTCTTCTATCCGTTTTTAGGTATTAATTTTGTCCTGAATGGAATTGTAAGAGCAGCGGGAGGTATGTTTCAGGTATTTATGCTTAATGTGATCTCATTTTGGATTCTCCGCTTTCCACTCACTTATATTTTCGCAGAAATTTACGGGGAGGCTGGAATCGGGATTGGAATGGGAGCTTCTCTCGTATTAAGTGCTCTGATTGCTGCTGGTTATTACCGGCTGGGACGGTGGAGAAGCATCAACATTATGGAAAACACGAAAAAATGA
- a CDS encoding SE1561 family protein: MNYSKEDKLQTLHERMEKLVDMLDTLDPEKTEVEDIDRIISMLDDLEAQCQQYRQQYE; this comes from the coding sequence ATGAATTATTCAAAAGAAGACAAGCTTCAGACACTTCATGAAAGAATGGAAAAACTTGTTGATATGCTTGATACACTGGACCCGGAAAAGACAGAAGTCGAAGACATCGATCGTATTATCAGTATGCTGGATGACCTGGAAGCCCAGTGTCAGCAGTACCGCCAGCAGTACGAGTAA
- a CDS encoding tetratricopeptide repeat protein gives MEKQESLVQKMYYQHVIDEEHQQYPVKQLGKMLEEAQEDEALLSDIRFAQGEVYYHHLDVETAIFKWENVSGELKSWAYKNIGDAYYDLGWLDQAKDTYSGVQTEDTTLKSEIALQLLSIFAEEKNRDKVYEYLTLVLDIDPDYPGVSELARTLYEDYEDWLKAVDLSVKEAERTGDSGWYAHLLHYIRRGYTSGFQPEYFEKPARLLAQEDQPLFQEFIGELTARYRNSGHYLHWIAVMNTIFSSLELTKYPDWEMMAALHHDVYIDLTDGAYLQEEMEPLMPELLRNWEVLSSGRSTVLALAAQAAWEEVFPEKESVLNGLAQESGHNPALAAEEMLRLMESIVAWVEAEGLDPELTTEPLRQELLEVPGLSNVLEEKANNTFNRAQWIDSVGRDEAQADKTASRLSKAIRGMLTRLLEQQRSVENSLEESIHFNNEMLEQFKELHKTLEGTRTDKQKSIVESYQTMKQMQKEQFESNVPSIIKEAADVLDDTEKSAKNLHEELDVAINTRLRAYIDEDLFPVFRRSLQTWLKETEQDFQTSQNYFDEVNQNLNSAIGEETLNLQLDFELIHDWKRDLTRMINRTELPDENIMSRLEPKQMLLRNVGKFFGEMQQSKTFVQQQYRRYLESGDFQGIAEVLSYKLFFEFDLFDRAIRADVDTNYGDLVAHLEEIIETYKHHLEMTKQELANLQQNPEQFYDPLKIFDMRQKQCDRLLGSNIEAS, from the coding sequence ATGGAGAAACAAGAATCACTAGTTCAAAAAATGTATTATCAGCATGTGATCGATGAAGAACACCAGCAGTACCCCGTTAAACAGCTTGGGAAAATGCTGGAGGAGGCTCAGGAAGATGAAGCCCTTCTTTCTGATATCCGTTTTGCTCAGGGTGAAGTATATTATCATCACCTTGACGTGGAAACGGCTATTTTCAAGTGGGAAAATGTGTCTGGAGAACTTAAATCATGGGCTTATAAAAACATAGGGGATGCTTACTACGATCTCGGTTGGCTTGATCAGGCCAAAGATACTTATTCAGGAGTACAGACTGAAGATACCACGCTGAAAAGTGAAATCGCCCTTCAGCTGCTATCTATTTTTGCGGAAGAGAAAAACCGCGATAAAGTTTATGAGTATTTAACCCTTGTTCTAGATATTGATCCGGACTATCCCGGAGTTTCCGAGCTTGCAAGAACACTCTATGAAGATTATGAGGACTGGCTGAAAGCCGTCGATTTATCTGTCAAAGAAGCAGAAAGAACAGGAGACAGCGGCTGGTACGCTCATTTGCTGCACTATATCCGCCGAGGGTATACTTCCGGTTTCCAACCGGAATATTTTGAGAAGCCGGCCCGCCTTCTCGCTCAGGAAGATCAGCCGCTCTTTCAGGAATTCATTGGTGAATTAACGGCACGGTACCGTAATAGTGGTCATTATCTGCATTGGATTGCAGTTATGAATACAATCTTCTCGTCTTTGGAATTAACGAAATATCCTGACTGGGAAATGATGGCGGCTCTCCATCACGATGTTTATATCGACTTAACAGATGGTGCCTACCTCCAGGAGGAAATGGAGCCATTAATGCCGGAACTGCTTCGGAACTGGGAAGTTTTATCGAGTGGACGCAGCACCGTACTTGCACTGGCCGCCCAGGCAGCCTGGGAGGAAGTATTCCCTGAAAAAGAATCTGTTCTTAACGGTCTGGCTCAGGAAAGCGGTCATAACCCTGCTCTTGCTGCAGAAGAAATGCTCCGTTTAATGGAGTCGATAGTAGCATGGGTAGAAGCAGAAGGACTGGATCCTGAGCTTACAACTGAACCGCTCAGGCAGGAACTGCTGGAGGTTCCCGGTTTAAGCAATGTTCTGGAAGAAAAAGCAAACAATACTTTCAATCGCGCTCAGTGGATTGACTCGGTAGGGCGGGACGAAGCTCAGGCTGATAAAACGGCATCTCGTCTTTCTAAAGCTATCCGCGGCATGCTGACAAGACTTCTGGAACAGCAGCGCTCGGTGGAAAACAGTCTTGAGGAGTCGATTCATTTTAATAATGAAATGCTTGAGCAGTTTAAGGAGCTTCATAAAACACTTGAAGGTACGAGAACAGATAAGCAGAAAAGCATTGTAGAATCCTATCAGACGATGAAACAAATGCAGAAAGAACAATTTGAATCCAACGTTCCTTCCATTATTAAAGAAGCTGCGGACGTACTGGATGATACTGAAAAAAGCGCAAAGAATCTTCATGAAGAACTTGATGTAGCCATTAATACAAGGCTCCGTGCCTACATTGATGAAGACTTGTTCCCAGTATTCCGACGGTCGCTTCAGACATGGCTTAAAGAAACGGAACAGGATTTTCAAACTTCTCAAAATTACTTTGATGAAGTAAACCAAAATCTCAACTCAGCTATTGGAGAAGAAACACTGAATCTCCAGCTGGATTTTGAACTGATCCATGACTGGAAAAGAGATTTGACCCGTATGATTAACCGTACGGAGCTTCCGGACGAAAATATAATGTCCCGTCTGGAGCCCAAGCAGATGCTCCTTCGAAACGTAGGGAAATTTTTCGGTGAAATGCAGCAGAGTAAAACCTTCGTACAGCAGCAGTATCGCAGATATCTTGAATCCGGGGATTTCCAGGGAATTGCTGAAGTTCTGTCTTACAAACTGTTCTTCGAATTTGATCTGTTTGACCGGGCAATTCGGGCAGATGTGGATACTAACTATGGCGACCTGGTAGCTCACCTCGAAGAAATTATCGAAACGTATAAGCATCATTTAGAGATGACAAAGCAGGAACTGGCTAACCTCCAGCAGAATCCTGAACAATTCTATGACCCATTAAAGATTTTCGATATGCGTCAAAAGCAGTGCGACCGCCTGCTCGGAAGTAATATCGAAGCTTCTTAA
- the yfkAB gene encoding radical SAM/CxCxxxxC motif protein YfkAB yields the protein MKLTNTPSAKPHLDPWEAYLDIIEFGSSQLTNVEFTTTNLCNMRCEHCAVGYSLQTKDPSPLPLELFIAKLDEIPHLRALSITGGEPMLSKKGVKDYVLPLLQYAHNRGAKTQINSNLTMPLKRYEMIIPYLDVLHISHNYGSLQDFVDIGFAVMDKKPPLHQREAYFHRMVENSRILSERGVMISAETMLNKRTLPHLEAIHEQIAAMGCTRHEIHPMYPTSFASHLETASLEEIRSGIHRLLDARSKDLWMLFGTLPFYPCSEEVTDLKLLKRLYKEKNVTVRNDPDGRSRLNVNIFDGSIHVTDFHQDGSLGSIHDKSLPQAFQEWQHTETAASLSCHCPAVECLGPNLLVKNAYYKDTDFTTRSANIAK from the coding sequence ATGAAATTGACTAATACTCCATCTGCGAAACCTCACTTAGATCCGTGGGAAGCTTATTTGGATATAATCGAGTTTGGCTCCTCCCAGCTCACCAATGTAGAATTTACGACTACTAATTTGTGCAACATGCGATGTGAACATTGTGCAGTAGGGTATTCTCTTCAAACGAAAGATCCTTCCCCGCTGCCACTGGAACTTTTTATTGCCAAACTGGATGAGATTCCTCATCTGCGGGCCCTCAGTATCACAGGAGGAGAGCCGATGCTTTCTAAAAAAGGCGTTAAAGACTATGTGCTTCCACTGCTTCAGTATGCTCATAATCGCGGAGCCAAAACGCAGATTAATTCCAACTTGACTATGCCGTTAAAACGTTACGAGATGATTATTCCTTATCTGGATGTGCTTCATATTTCGCATAACTACGGCTCTCTACAGGATTTTGTTGATATTGGATTTGCAGTCATGGACAAAAAACCACCCTTGCACCAGCGGGAAGCTTATTTCCACAGAATGGTGGAAAACAGCCGTATTCTAAGCGAAAGAGGGGTAATGATTTCTGCAGAAACGATGCTAAACAAACGCACTCTTCCCCATTTGGAAGCGATTCATGAACAGATTGCCGCGATGGGATGCACCCGCCACGAGATACACCCAATGTACCCAACCAGCTTCGCGAGTCATCTGGAAACCGCTTCCTTAGAAGAAATCCGAAGCGGTATCCACCGCCTGCTCGATGCACGTTCCAAGGATCTCTGGATGCTGTTCGGCACCCTCCCTTTTTATCCATGCAGTGAAGAGGTGACAGACCTCAAGCTGTTAAAAAGGCTGTACAAAGAAAAAAATGTAACTGTCAGAAATGATCCGGATGGCAGATCCCGATTAAATGTCAATATTTTTGACGGTTCCATCCATGTGACAGACTTTCACCAGGATGGCAGTCTGGGCTCGATTCATGATAAATCCCTCCCACAGGCTTTTCAGGAATGGCAGCATACCGAAACAGCTGCTTCCCTCTCCTGTCACTGTCCAGCGGTTGAATGCCTGGGCCCCAATCTTCTCGTTAAAAATGCTTACTATAAAGATACAGATTTCACGACCCGCTCCGCAAATATCGCTAAATAA